Proteins from one Triticum aestivum cultivar Chinese Spring chromosome 7A, IWGSC CS RefSeq v2.1, whole genome shotgun sequence genomic window:
- the LOC123151100 gene encoding GDSL esterase/lipase At5g37690 — MAALSSTAAAIAILALATVAGVALGTTAAAKKGPVIYIFGDSMSDVGNNNYLLLSIAKCNYPWYGIDYEGGYPTGRFTNGRTIGDIMAAKFGVPPPPPFLSLYMTDDEVLGGVNFASGGAGLLNETGIYFVEYLSFDNQISYFEQIKNAMVGKIGKKAAEEVVNGAIFQIGLGSNDYVNNFLRPFMADGLVYTHDQFIGLLMDTIDQQLTRLYHLGARNVWFTGLAPLGCIPSQRVLSDNGECLEDVNAYALQFNAAAKELLDRLNAKLPGARMSLADCYSVVMELIEHPRKYGFTTSHTSCCDVDTSVGGLCLPTADVCDDRSQFVFWDAYHTSDAANQVIAGRLYADMVSAGDVQQGNTTVSDAPRVVRSPRPVPPPRPAVRGGNTTSAPRASPTARPVNGNGTTSAPRASPAARPVNGNGTTSAPPVVGSSSHAAPPPKP, encoded by the exons ATGGCAGCTCTCAGCTCCACGGCCGCGGCCATTGCCATCCTCGCGCTGGCGACCGTGGCCGGCGTAGCTCtagggacgacggcggcggcaaagAAGGGGCCGGTGATCTACATATTCGGCGACTCGATGTCGGACGTCGGCAACAACAACTacctcctcctctccatcgccaAGTGCAACTACCCCTGGTACGGGATTGACTACGAAGGCGGCTACCCCACCGGGAGGTTCACCAATGGCAGGACCATCGGAGACATCATGG CTGCCAAGTTTGgcgtgccaccgccgccgccgttcctctCCCTGTACATGACCGACGACGAGGTTCTCGGCGGCGTCAACttcgcgtccggcggcgcgggactTCTCAACGAGACCGGCATTTACTTC GTCGAGTACCTGTCGTTCGACAACCAGATATCCTACTTCGAGCAGATCAAGAACGCCATGGTCGGCAAGATCggcaagaaggccgccgaggaagTGGTCAATGGCGCAATCTTCCAGATCGGGCTTG GGAGCAACGACTACGTCAACAACTTCTTGCGGCCGTTCATGGCGGACGGCCTCGTGTACACCCACGACCAGTTCATCGGCCTGCTCATGGACACCATCGACCAGCAGCTCACG AGGCTGTACCATCTCGGGGCGCGTAATGTGTGGTTCACGGGGCTCGCGCCGCTCGGCTGCATCCCGTCGCAGCGCGTCCTCTCGGACAACGGCGAGTGCCTTGAAGACGTGAACGCGTACGCCCTTCAGTTCAACGCCGCGGCCAAGGAGCTGCTGGACCGCCTCAACGCCAAGCTCCCCGGCGCGCGCATGTCCCTCGCCGACTGCTACTCCGTCGTCATGGAGCTCATCGAGCACCCCAGGAAATACG GTTTCACGACGTCCCACACGTCGTGCTGCGACGTGGACACGTCGGTGGGGGGCCTGTGCCTGCCGACGGCGGACGTCTGCGACGACCGCAGCCAGTTCGTGTTCTGGGACGCGTACCACACCTCCGACGCGGCCAACCAGGTCATCGCCGGCCGCCTCTACGCCGACATGGTGAGCGCCGGCGACGTGCAGCAGGGCAACACCACCGTCTCCGACGCGCCTCGCGTCGTCCGGTCACCACGCCCCGTGCCGCCTCCCCGGCCCGCGGTGCGTGGCGGCAACACCACCTCCGCGCCCCGCGCCTCGCCCACTGCGAGGCCTGTGAATGGCAACGGCACCACCTCTGCGCCCCGCGCCTCGCCCGCCGCGAGGCCTGTGAACGGCAACGGCACCACTTCTGCGCCTCCCGTCGTCGGATCATCCTcccacgccgcgccgcctcccAAGCCTTGA
- the LOC123151101 gene encoding probable E3 ubiquitin-protein ligase ATL45, with the protein MMNSFFGPVDGVPGLIMAWLLLLMPIVGFLAAIAVILWSACGGERAAEANAPGRRLGRLAEVMEAIERAQQMRPATVASEPVAPAPAVELGYFPYSAEGRRASERLVCAICLEEFQQGQPCSEVPACRHVFHRYCIDVWMKSKATCPLCRRSVVAGLERVSAADDMV; encoded by the coding sequence ATGATGAACTCGTTCTTCGGGCCGGTGGACGGGGTCCCAGGCCTCATAATGGCGTGGCTTCTGCTCTTGATGCCTATTGTGGGGTTCTTGGCGGCAATCGCAGTGATCCTCTGGAGCGCCTgcggcggcgagcgggcggcggAAGCGAACGCACCCGGGCGACGATTGGGCCGATTGGCCGAGGTGATGGAGGCCATTGAACGGGCGCAGCAGATGAGGCCGGCCACGGTGGCGTCAGAGCcggtggcgccggcgccggcggtggAGCTGGGGTACTTCCCGTACTCGGCGGAGGGCAGGCGGGCGTCGGAGAGGCTGGTGTGCGCCATCTGCCTGGAGGAGTTCCAGCAGGGGCAGCCGTGCAGCGAGGTGCCGGCGTGCCGGCACGTCTTCCACCGCTACTGCATCGACGTGTGGATGAAGAGCAAGGCCACCTGCCCGCTGTGCAGAAGGAGTGTCGTGGCCGGGTTAGAACGAGTATCGGCTGCCGATGACATGGTTTAG